The following are from one region of the Primulina eburnea isolate SZY01 chromosome 17, ASM2296580v1, whole genome shotgun sequence genome:
- the LOC140818220 gene encoding uncharacterized protein isoform X1: MGKGSVFLILLLVFYCLEPIVDAEYKLYTDPKRPLNRRIKDLMTRMTLEEKIGQMVQIERAVASAKVMKNYFIGSVLSSGGSAPAPRASPERWVDMVNEIQKGSLLTRLKIPMIYGIDAVHGHNTAYKATIFPHNVGLGATRDPELVKKIGAATALEMRATGIPYTFAPCVAVCRDPRWGRCYESYSEDPKIVQEMTEIIPGLQGDIPANSRKGVPYVAEKTKVAACAKHYVGDGGTTKGINGNNTEISKHGMLSIHMPPYYDSVIKGVATIMVSYSSLNGVKMHANRDLITGFLKNTLNFRVSMNVFFKKDSIRIFLVFVFFVLISRSKFQGFVISDYMGIDQITSPPHANYTYSILEGVGAGIDMVMGPFNYTEFIDGVTYLVKNNFIPITRIDDAVKRILRVKFTMGLFENPLADYSMAKYLGSQKHRELAREAVRKSLVLLKNGESAGKPLMPLPRKASKILVAGTHANNLGYQCGGWTITWQGKSGNLTIGTTILTAIKNTIDPDTEIIFKEEPHTGYIRRHKFSYAIVVVGELPYSEVVGDSFNLTLPEPGPRTIKNVCAAAKCVVILITGRPVVIQPYLDQIDALVAAWIPGTEGQGVADVLYGDYGFTGKLPRTWFKTVDQLPMNVGDEHYDPLFPFGFGLVTEPIKVK; encoded by the exons ATGGGGAAGGGCTCTGTTTTCTTGATTCTGCTTCTGGTATTTTATTGCTTGGAGCCCATTGTAGATGCAGAATACAAATTATACACCGACCCGAAAAGGCCGCTAAATCGAAGAATCAAGGATTTGATGACAAGAATGACCCTAGAGGAGAAGATTGGCCAAATGGTGCAAATCGAACGTGCTGTGGCATCGGCTAAGGTCATGAAGAATTACTTCATAG GGAGTGTCTTGAGTAGTGGAGGTAGCGCCCCAGCTCCTCGCGCATCTCCTGAAAGATGGGTGGATATGGTGAACGAGATTCAGAAAGGATCGCTATTGACACGCCTTAAAATACCCATGATTTATGGGATTGACGCAGTTCATGGCCACAACACTGCTTATAAAGCCACAATTTTCCCACATAATGTCGGCCTTGGAGCTACCAG AGATCCTGAACTGGTCAAGAAAATTGGTGCTGCAACTGCACTTGAGATGAGAGCAACCGGAATTCCTTACACTTTTGCTCCTTGCGTTGCG GTATGCAGAGATCCAAGATGGGGCAGGTGCTATGAGAGCTATAGTGAAGATCCTAAGATTGTTCAAGAAATGACTGAGATTATACCGGGACTTCAAGGAGATATACCGGCTAACTCTCGGAAGGGTGTTCCATATGTTGCTGAAAA AACAAAGGTCGCAGCATGTGCCAAACACTATGTTGGTGATGGTGGAACAACTAAGGGCATAAATGGTAACAATACAGAGATTAGCAAACATggaatgcttagcatacatatGCCGCCGTATTATGATTCAGTTATTAAAGGAGTAGCAACTATCATGGTTTCCTACTCGAGTTTGAATGGGGTAAAGATGCATGCTAACCGTGATCTTATCACAGGATTTCTTAAGAATACACTGAACTTCAGAGTAAGTATGAATGTGTTCTTCAAGAAAGACTCAATAAGGATTTTTTTGgtttttgtattttttgttttgatttcAAGAAGCAAATTTCAGGGATTTGTGATATCTGATTATATGGGTATTGACCAAATTACTTCTCCACCCCATGCAAATTATACATATTCGATTCTTGAAGGAGTTGGTGCCGGCATTGACATG GTTATGGGTCCATTTAATTATACAGAATTCATTGATGGAGTAACATATTTGGTTAAAAATAACTTTATTCCCATCACTCGAATTGATGATGCTGTGAAACGGATTTTAAGGGTAAAGTTTACAATGGGTTTGTTCGAAAACCCACTGGCCGATTATAGCATGGCCAAGTACTTGGGAAGCCAG AAGCATAGAGAACTAGCGAGAGAAGCGGTGAGGAAATCTCTTGTGCTGCTAAAGAATGGTGAATCTGCAGGCAAGCCATTAATGCCACTGCCTAGAAAGGCATCAAAGATACTTGTTGCAGGAACTCATGCCAACAATCTTGGTTACCAGTGCGGCGGTTGGACTATTACATGGCAAGGAAAAAGTGGCAACCTAACAATTG GTACCACAATTCTCACAGCAATAAAAAACACTATTGATCCTGATACCGAGATAATCTTCAAAGAAGAACCTCATACTGGTTACATAAGAAGGCACAAGTTCTCATATGCCATTGTTGTGGTCGGAGAACTACCATATTCAGAAGTAGTTGGAGATAGCTTCAACTTGACACTTCCTGAGCCGGGGCCGAGAACAATTAAAAACGTTTGTGCTGCTGCGAAATGTGTTGTCATTCTGATTACCGGTCGTCCTGTAGTGATTCAACCGTATCTTGATCAAATTGATGCGCTTGTAGCTGCATGGATTCCAGGCACGGAAGGACAAGGTGTCGCTGATGTTTTATATGGTGACTATGGTTTTACAGGAAAACTACCTCGTACGTGGTTCAAAACTGTCGATCAGCTTCCGATGAACGTCGGCGATGAGCACTATGATCCATTGTTTCCTTTTGGATTTGGGCTTGTCACAGAACCTATAAAGGTGAAGTGA
- the LOC140818220 gene encoding uncharacterized protein isoform X2: MGKGSVFLILLLVFYCLEPIVDAEYKLYTDPKRPLNRRIKDLMTRMTLEEKIGQMVQIERAVASAKVMKNYFIGSVLSSGGSAPAPRASPERWVDMVNEIQKGSLLTRLKIPMIYGIDAVHGHNTAYKATIFPHNVGLGATRDPELVKKIGAATALEMRATGIPYTFAPCVAVCRDPRWGRCYESYSEDPKIVQEMTEIIPGLQGDIPANSRKGVPYVAEKTKVAACAKHYVGDGGTTKGINGNNTEISKHGMLSIHMPPYYDSVIKGVATIMVSYSSLNGVKMHANRDLITGFLKNTLNFRGFVISDYMGIDQITSPPHANYTYSILEGVGAGIDMVMGPFNYTEFIDGVTYLVKNNFIPITRIDDAVKRILRVKFTMGLFENPLADYSMAKYLGSQKHRELAREAVRKSLVLLKNGESAGKPLMPLPRKASKILVAGTHANNLGYQCGGWTITWQGKSGNLTIGTTILTAIKNTIDPDTEIIFKEEPHTGYIRRHKFSYAIVVVGELPYSEVVGDSFNLTLPEPGPRTIKNVCAAAKCVVILITGRPVVIQPYLDQIDALVAAWIPGTEGQGVADVLYGDYGFTGKLPRTWFKTVDQLPMNVGDEHYDPLFPFGFGLVTEPIKVK, encoded by the exons ATGGGGAAGGGCTCTGTTTTCTTGATTCTGCTTCTGGTATTTTATTGCTTGGAGCCCATTGTAGATGCAGAATACAAATTATACACCGACCCGAAAAGGCCGCTAAATCGAAGAATCAAGGATTTGATGACAAGAATGACCCTAGAGGAGAAGATTGGCCAAATGGTGCAAATCGAACGTGCTGTGGCATCGGCTAAGGTCATGAAGAATTACTTCATAG GGAGTGTCTTGAGTAGTGGAGGTAGCGCCCCAGCTCCTCGCGCATCTCCTGAAAGATGGGTGGATATGGTGAACGAGATTCAGAAAGGATCGCTATTGACACGCCTTAAAATACCCATGATTTATGGGATTGACGCAGTTCATGGCCACAACACTGCTTATAAAGCCACAATTTTCCCACATAATGTCGGCCTTGGAGCTACCAG AGATCCTGAACTGGTCAAGAAAATTGGTGCTGCAACTGCACTTGAGATGAGAGCAACCGGAATTCCTTACACTTTTGCTCCTTGCGTTGCG GTATGCAGAGATCCAAGATGGGGCAGGTGCTATGAGAGCTATAGTGAAGATCCTAAGATTGTTCAAGAAATGACTGAGATTATACCGGGACTTCAAGGAGATATACCGGCTAACTCTCGGAAGGGTGTTCCATATGTTGCTGAAAA AACAAAGGTCGCAGCATGTGCCAAACACTATGTTGGTGATGGTGGAACAACTAAGGGCATAAATGGTAACAATACAGAGATTAGCAAACATggaatgcttagcatacatatGCCGCCGTATTATGATTCAGTTATTAAAGGAGTAGCAACTATCATGGTTTCCTACTCGAGTTTGAATGGGGTAAAGATGCATGCTAACCGTGATCTTATCACAGGATTTCTTAAGAATACACTGAACTTCAGA GGATTTGTGATATCTGATTATATGGGTATTGACCAAATTACTTCTCCACCCCATGCAAATTATACATATTCGATTCTTGAAGGAGTTGGTGCCGGCATTGACATG GTTATGGGTCCATTTAATTATACAGAATTCATTGATGGAGTAACATATTTGGTTAAAAATAACTTTATTCCCATCACTCGAATTGATGATGCTGTGAAACGGATTTTAAGGGTAAAGTTTACAATGGGTTTGTTCGAAAACCCACTGGCCGATTATAGCATGGCCAAGTACTTGGGAAGCCAG AAGCATAGAGAACTAGCGAGAGAAGCGGTGAGGAAATCTCTTGTGCTGCTAAAGAATGGTGAATCTGCAGGCAAGCCATTAATGCCACTGCCTAGAAAGGCATCAAAGATACTTGTTGCAGGAACTCATGCCAACAATCTTGGTTACCAGTGCGGCGGTTGGACTATTACATGGCAAGGAAAAAGTGGCAACCTAACAATTG GTACCACAATTCTCACAGCAATAAAAAACACTATTGATCCTGATACCGAGATAATCTTCAAAGAAGAACCTCATACTGGTTACATAAGAAGGCACAAGTTCTCATATGCCATTGTTGTGGTCGGAGAACTACCATATTCAGAAGTAGTTGGAGATAGCTTCAACTTGACACTTCCTGAGCCGGGGCCGAGAACAATTAAAAACGTTTGTGCTGCTGCGAAATGTGTTGTCATTCTGATTACCGGTCGTCCTGTAGTGATTCAACCGTATCTTGATCAAATTGATGCGCTTGTAGCTGCATGGATTCCAGGCACGGAAGGACAAGGTGTCGCTGATGTTTTATATGGTGACTATGGTTTTACAGGAAAACTACCTCGTACGTGGTTCAAAACTGTCGATCAGCTTCCGATGAACGTCGGCGATGAGCACTATGATCCATTGTTTCCTTTTGGATTTGGGCTTGTCACAGAACCTATAAAGGTGAAGTGA